Proteins co-encoded in one Cytobacillus sp. NJ13 genomic window:
- the nadR gene encoding multifunctional transcriptional regulator/nicotinamide-nucleotide adenylyltransferase/ribosylnicotinamide kinase NadR, with the protein MTVGFIGGKFLPLHLGHVYAIVHASSIVDELYVVLSHSELRDRQLCQHSKMDYIPPHIRLRWLSQLTKDMPHVKVISIEDDQGNDDYNWAEGARQIKMAIGKRIDYVFSSEYEYSDIFNELYTEAKHILIDPNRGHVNISATAIRNEGVFHHWEYIPDFVKPYFVKKVVVVGTESCGKSTLTRNLAKVYNTSYVEEYGRIVCEDLGGCDGIMVKEDYHKIAYGHKLEEIKAIEKANKVVFIDTEAIVTQFYSNLYNNEHQTVLDEIASLQDYDLWLYLEPDVKWVDDGLRVHGEGDVRNQNNEALKTLLSKHKIAYKILSGDYKDRLQGAIGHIEELLKI; encoded by the coding sequence ATGACAGTTGGATTTATTGGAGGCAAGTTTCTTCCCCTGCATCTTGGCCATGTCTATGCCATTGTGCATGCCTCATCCATCGTTGACGAACTGTACGTTGTGCTGTCCCATAGCGAACTGCGTGACAGGCAATTGTGCCAGCATTCAAAAATGGATTATATTCCGCCTCATATCCGCTTGCGCTGGCTCAGCCAATTAACAAAAGATATGCCGCATGTAAAGGTAATTTCCATCGAAGATGATCAGGGAAATGATGATTACAATTGGGCTGAAGGTGCCCGGCAAATAAAAATGGCAATTGGAAAGCGCATTGATTATGTATTTAGTTCAGAGTATGAATATAGTGATATCTTTAATGAACTCTACACAGAGGCAAAGCATATTCTGATTGATCCGAATCGGGGACATGTGAATATATCGGCAACAGCAATCCGTAATGAAGGCGTCTTTCATCATTGGGAGTACATTCCTGACTTTGTAAAACCTTATTTTGTTAAAAAGGTTGTTGTGGTGGGAACTGAAAGCTGCGGAAAATCTACTCTGACGAGAAATCTTGCTAAAGTCTATAATACTTCCTATGTTGAGGAATATGGCCGAATCGTATGTGAAGATTTAGGCGGCTGCGATGGGATTATGGTTAAGGAAGATTACCACAAAATTGCTTATGGCCATAAGCTTGAAGAAATCAAGGCGATTGAAAAAGCGAACAAGGTGGTTTTTATCGACACGGAGGCAATCGTGACTCAATTTTACTCCAACCTATACAACAATGAGCATCAGACTGTGCTGGATGAAATAGCAAGCCTGCAGGATTATGACCTGTGGCTATACCTTGAACCTGATGTGAAATGGGTGGACGATGGACTTCGGGTTCATGGGGAGGGCGATGTAAGGAACCAAAACAATGAGGCTTTAAAAACGCTGCTGAGCAAGCATAAAATTGCTTATAAAATCCTGAGCGGTGATTATAAGGACCGGCTTCAGGGTGCCATAGGGCATATTGAAGAGCTGCTAAAAATTTAG
- the pnuC gene encoding nicotinamide riboside transporter PnuC produces MGIFKNWTRFEIIWLITFTLVNIYLFFAWSDSLLGLISSISGMLCVVLVAKGKIANYYFGIVQTLTYAYIAYGYGLYGEAMLNALFYFPVQFIGIYLWRQHKTNRDDKGEDVIVKSLTKKGWLYTLVSIVVLTIGYGFFLKYLEGNFVWTDSATNVLSITAQILMLKRFAEQWLIWISVNVLSIFLWASALITQGGNDFSMLVMWTAFLVNSIYGYINWRKLYVKQNKEEV; encoded by the coding sequence ATGGGGATTTTTAAGAACTGGACGCGGTTTGAAATAATATGGCTGATCACGTTTACGTTGGTTAACATTTATCTTTTCTTTGCCTGGTCGGATTCACTGCTTGGCCTGATTTCGTCCATAAGCGGCATGTTATGTGTGGTGCTGGTGGCGAAGGGGAAGATTGCAAACTATTACTTTGGCATTGTTCAAACTTTAACTTATGCTTACATTGCTTACGGTTATGGCCTTTATGGAGAAGCCATGCTCAATGCCCTGTTTTATTTTCCGGTGCAATTTATCGGTATTTATCTGTGGCGGCAGCATAAAACAAATCGGGATGATAAAGGGGAAGATGTGATAGTTAAAAGTCTAACAAAAAAGGGCTGGCTCTATACATTAGTATCTATTGTCGTCCTTACAATTGGATATGGGTTTTTCCTTAAATATTTAGAGGGCAATTTTGTCTGGACGGATTCAGCTACAAACGTCCTCTCTATAACTGCGCAAATATTAATGCTGAAGAGATTTGCGGAACAATGGCTCATCTGGATTTCCGTTAATGTATTATCCATTTTTCTTTGGGCGAGTGCTCTCATCACACAGGGAGGCAATGACTTTTCGATGTTAGTCATGTGGACTGCATTCCTGGTCAACAGCATTTATGGTTATATCAACTGGCGGAAATTATATGTAAAACAGAATAAGGAGGAGGTTTAA
- a CDS encoding NUDIX hydrolase, protein MKNQFITPDGYTSDIAVFTITSELVGEYKPPKKELKIMLIKRSELDHEGNPNMEAGKWALPGGFVRPGETAFQGAERKLAEETGVEGLKIKHFGVYDSPGRDQRGWIISNAHYVIANEETLRSRKKTCDASEIGLFTLEEALELDLAFDHRTIMDDALWFIKKDMALTTLAKHFLPEEFVLSELQGVLLTVLDDPSISTDAAFFRKAPTLPFIEVVSEHGKPKKSNRYSKTPAQLYRFNDFQPIVSVYRNKLQG, encoded by the coding sequence ATGAAGAATCAATTTATTACCCCAGACGGTTATACAAGCGATATTGCGGTTTTTACAATCACATCTGAACTAGTTGGAGAATATAAACCCCCAAAAAAAGAGCTGAAGATTATGCTGATTAAAAGAAGTGAGCTGGACCATGAAGGAAATCCAAACATGGAAGCAGGGAAGTGGGCGCTTCCCGGAGGATTTGTCCGGCCAGGAGAGACTGCATTTCAGGGAGCGGAGCGCAAGTTAGCGGAGGAAACAGGAGTGGAAGGGTTGAAAATAAAGCATTTTGGTGTCTATGATTCTCCTGGCCGTGATCAGCGGGGATGGATTATATCAAATGCACATTATGTCATTGCAAATGAAGAGACATTAAGGAGCCGGAAAAAGACTTGTGATGCTTCTGAAATTGGGCTGTTTACGCTTGAAGAAGCACTTGAACTTGATCTTGCATTCGATCATCGGACCATTATGGATGATGCACTTTGGTTTATTAAAAAAGATATGGCCCTCACAACACTGGCCAAACACTTTCTTCCTGAAGAATTTGTGCTTTCTGAGCTGCAGGGGGTATTATTGACGGTTTTGGATGATCCTTCGATCTCGACTGATGCTGCCTTTTTCAGAAAAGCACCGACTCTGCCTTTTATTGAAGTGGTATCGGAACACGGAAAGCCGAAGAAATCAAACCGCTATTCCAAAACGCCGGCTCAGCTTTACCGATTTAATGATTTCCAGCCGATTGTGTCCGTGTATAGAAATAAGCTGCAAGGGTGA
- the glpT gene encoding glycerol-3-phosphate transporter: MFKLFQPAPPIERLPEEKIDSEYKKLRFQVFMGIFIGYAAYYLIRKNFSLAMPYFIEEGYSKTELGFALSAISISYGISKFVMGTFSDRSNPRMFLPAGLILSAIISLLMGFVPFFTSSVAIMFIMLFLNGWFQGMGWPPSGRVLVHWFSINERGNKTAIWNVAHNVGGGLMAPLAVAGAAMFAGIAGSSSSGYEGVFILPALVAIVVAFMAYFLIRDTPQSAGLPSIEEYRNDYPSKTRKTFETELTTKEILFKYVLNNKWVWAIAIANIFVYFVRYGVLDWAPTYLSEEKGFDMSKSSVAYFLYEWAGIPGTLLCGWISDKFFKGRRGPAGFVFMLGVLVAVLVYWFNPAGNPMVDMICLIAIGFLIYGPVMLIGLQALDFVPKKAAGTAAGLTGLFGYLGGTVTANALMGVIVDASGWDAGFMLLTASCVLAALIFAVTWNVRGQEVVKNQH; the protein is encoded by the coding sequence ATGTTCAAACTGTTTCAGCCTGCTCCCCCAATTGAAAGATTGCCTGAGGAAAAAATTGATTCTGAGTACAAAAAACTTAGATTTCAAGTTTTTATGGGAATCTTCATTGGTTATGCAGCGTATTATTTAATCCGGAAAAACTTCTCACTGGCTATGCCGTACTTTATTGAAGAAGGTTATTCGAAAACTGAACTTGGCTTTGCGCTATCTGCTATTTCTATTTCCTATGGCATCAGTAAATTTGTCATGGGGACCTTTTCTGACCGGAGTAATCCAAGGATGTTCTTGCCTGCAGGGTTAATTCTTTCTGCTATCATTTCTTTATTAATGGGCTTTGTTCCTTTCTTTACTTCGTCTGTTGCAATTATGTTTATTATGCTTTTCTTAAATGGCTGGTTCCAGGGAATGGGCTGGCCGCCATCTGGCCGTGTCCTTGTACACTGGTTCAGCATTAATGAAAGAGGAAACAAAACAGCTATTTGGAATGTAGCCCATAATGTCGGCGGGGGTCTAATGGCACCTCTTGCTGTGGCGGGTGCAGCGATGTTCGCAGGCATAGCCGGAAGCTCTTCATCAGGCTATGAAGGTGTATTCATTTTACCCGCACTTGTAGCCATTGTTGTTGCATTCATGGCCTACTTCCTTATTCGTGATACTCCACAGTCGGCTGGACTGCCATCCATTGAAGAATACCGCAATGATTATCCAAGTAAAACCAGGAAAACCTTTGAAACAGAATTAACAACAAAAGAGATTCTTTTCAAGTATGTTTTAAATAATAAGTGGGTTTGGGCCATTGCGATTGCAAACATCTTCGTTTATTTCGTCCGATATGGTGTACTGGACTGGGCACCAACTTATTTGAGCGAAGAGAAAGGCTTTGATATGAGCAAGTCGAGCGTAGCCTATTTTCTTTATGAGTGGGCAGGTATACCAGGAACACTATTATGCGGCTGGATCTCAGATAAATTTTTCAAAGGGCGCCGCGGTCCTGCAGGGTTTGTGTTTATGCTGGGAGTATTGGTTGCTGTTCTTGTATACTGGTTTAATCCGGCAGGAAACCCAATGGTCGATATGATTTGTTTGATTGCGATCGGCTTCCTCATTTATGGGCCGGTTATGTTAATTGGGCTTCAGGCTCTAGATTTTGTTCCTAAAAAAGCTGCAGGTACAGCAGCAGGATTAACTGGATTGTTTGGTTACCTTGGAGGTACCGTAACAGCTAATGCGTTAATGGGTGTTATTGTAGATGCATCTGGATGGGATGCAGGATTTATGCTGTTAACTGCATCTTGTGTCCTTGCAGCCCTTATCTTCGCTGTTACATGGAATGTCCGTGGTCAAGAAGTAGTTAAAAACCAACATTAA
- a CDS encoding bile acid:sodium symporter family protein has protein sequence MKVLEAVSTIAGKYFAVWVILTSVIAFMFPDPFLGLGGYITILLGVVMFGMGLTLKAVDFKIIFTKPLPVIIGVCAQFIIMPLVAFVIAKLLNLPAELAAGLVLLGCVPGGTASNVMVYLAKGNVPLSIAMTSVSTLLAPIMTPLLLLMLAGQWMPVDAVAMFMSIVQVIIVPIVLGLAIKKFFPVAVEKSLTVLPLISVAAIITIVAAVVSGNSATIAASGLLIFTAVMLHNGFGLLLGYLAGKVLGQDEVNRRAISIEVGMQNSGLGVALATAHFGPLAALPSVLAAAWHNISGPILATYWSKKPAVDSKEDTSVHPVEVKL, from the coding sequence ATGAAGGTATTAGAAGCGGTCAGTACCATTGCAGGAAAATATTTTGCCGTGTGGGTTATCTTAACATCGGTTATTGCCTTTATGTTTCCAGACCCATTTTTAGGGTTGGGGGGCTATATCACCATCCTTCTCGGGGTCGTCATGTTTGGAATGGGGCTTACACTGAAGGCAGTCGATTTTAAAATCATCTTTACCAAACCGCTGCCTGTGATAATCGGAGTTTGTGCACAGTTCATCATTATGCCGCTTGTCGCTTTCGTTATTGCGAAACTTTTGAATTTGCCGGCAGAGTTGGCAGCAGGCCTGGTATTGCTCGGATGTGTACCTGGGGGAACTGCTTCTAACGTTATGGTGTATCTGGCCAAGGGAAATGTACCATTGTCCATCGCCATGACTTCCGTTTCAACTCTATTGGCACCGATCATGACACCGTTGCTTCTCCTAATGCTTGCAGGCCAATGGATGCCGGTTGATGCTGTTGCCATGTTTATGTCTATTGTCCAGGTTATCATTGTTCCAATTGTTCTAGGTCTGGCAATCAAGAAATTTTTCCCTGTGGCTGTGGAAAAAAGCTTAACTGTTTTACCGCTTATTTCGGTAGCGGCGATTATCACGATTGTGGCTGCAGTCGTTTCAGGCAATTCAGCAACTATTGCTGCATCAGGCCTGCTGATTTTTACAGCTGTCATGCTTCACAATGGATTCGGGCTGCTGCTTGGCTATCTTGCAGGAAAAGTGCTTGGTCAGGATGAAGTTAATCGAAGAGCGATTTCGATTGAAGTTGGCATGCAGAACTCAGGTTTAGGCGTTGCACTCGCGACCGCACACTTTGGGCCATTGGCAGCACTTCCAAGCGTGCTGGCTGCTGCCTGGCATAATATTTCCGGGCCGATTCTGGCGACATATTGGTCGAAGAAACCTGCTGTTGACAGTAAAGAAGATACGTCAGTTCATCCGGTTGAAGTGAAGCTGTAG
- a CDS encoding FAD-linked oxidase C-terminal domain-containing protein has product METASMSLIHTLKEVLSEQQVTENQTIRELHGRDESYHRESLPDLVVFPETAQQVSEIVKLANQYKVPIVPFGLGSSLEGHVIPYEHGITIDFSLMNKILEVRENDFLVRVQPGVTRTQLNKELKKYGLFFSVDPGADATLGGMAATNASGTTSVKYGVMRDQVRDLEVVLPDGSIIHTGNLAAKSSSGYHLNGLFVGSEGTLGCFTELTLRVYGIPEHVMAARASFPSLNDAVEAVVSILQAGVPIARVELVDEPSMKQVNLFSETSYKESPTLFLEFHGNEAGLKQDVEFTREIVADHHCLDIEFETDNAARNRLWEARHNLAYAYIHGHPGKKMMVTDVCLPISELSGAISYAREAVDSMGLPGGIVGHVGDGNYHTLLMIDMSNPDEVAKAEKFNEQIVLYALERGGTCTGEHGVGVGKQKYQQKEHGQALQVMEKIKQALDPDNLFNPNKILKTKEGA; this is encoded by the coding sequence ATGGAAACAGCTAGTATGAGCCTCATACATACTTTAAAGGAGGTTCTTTCTGAGCAGCAGGTAACTGAAAATCAGACAATAAGAGAATTGCATGGAAGGGATGAATCATATCATAGGGAGAGCCTTCCCGATCTTGTGGTTTTTCCGGAAACAGCCCAGCAGGTCAGTGAAATTGTGAAGCTGGCAAACCAATATAAAGTGCCAATCGTTCCTTTTGGGCTGGGATCTAGCCTTGAGGGACATGTGATACCGTACGAACATGGAATTACGATTGATTTTTCATTGATGAATAAAATCCTCGAAGTGCGTGAAAATGATTTCCTTGTCCGTGTACAGCCCGGTGTGACTCGCACACAGCTCAACAAGGAATTGAAAAAATATGGACTGTTTTTCTCTGTGGATCCGGGAGCGGATGCTACGCTTGGCGGAATGGCGGCAACTAATGCCAGCGGTACAACTTCGGTCAAATATGGTGTCATGCGTGATCAGGTGCGTGATTTAGAAGTGGTTTTGCCTGATGGATCAATTATACATACAGGCAATTTAGCCGCCAAGTCTTCATCAGGCTATCATTTAAATGGTTTATTCGTTGGTTCGGAGGGAACCCTTGGATGCTTTACCGAACTGACGTTAAGAGTTTACGGAATTCCAGAGCATGTGATGGCGGCAAGAGCTTCATTTCCCTCCTTGAACGATGCGGTAGAAGCGGTTGTATCCATTTTACAGGCAGGCGTTCCGATTGCCAGGGTGGAGCTTGTCGATGAACCTTCTATGAAGCAGGTGAACCTGTTCAGCGAGACAAGCTATAAGGAAAGTCCAACACTCTTTTTGGAGTTTCACGGCAATGAAGCCGGCTTGAAGCAGGATGTCGAGTTCACAAGAGAAATTGTAGCGGACCATCATTGTCTCGATATTGAATTTGAAACCGATAATGCAGCGAGAAATCGTTTGTGGGAGGCCCGGCATAACCTTGCTTATGCTTATATCCACGGCCATCCTGGGAAGAAAATGATGGTGACGGATGTCTGCCTGCCGATTTCAGAACTTTCTGGCGCTATCAGCTATGCAAGGGAAGCGGTAGATTCAATGGGACTTCCTGGAGGCATTGTCGGGCATGTGGGGGATGGAAATTATCATACACTTCTAATGATTGATATGAGCAACCCGGATGAGGTGGCTAAGGCAGAAAAGTTCAATGAACAAATTGTCCTTTATGCCCTGGAACGCGGAGGAACATGTACGGGTGAGCATGGTGTAGGGGTTGGCAAGCAGAAATATCAGCAAAAAGAACATGGCCAGGCGCTTCAGGTTATGGAAAAAATCAAACAGGCCCTGGATCCAGATAACCTTTTTAATCCAAATAAAATCTTAAAGACAAAAGAAGGGGCGTGA
- a CDS encoding FadR/GntR family transcriptional regulator: MDIFGRRLCGTVEKKKTYLIIIDKITECYLAGNLKPGERLPSERELASQFNVSRTTIREALRIMELNGFIDIRQGGGSYVKVSSFQSSNEEIMTAVKTENPRVYEMLELRRALEAESAFLAAKRATSADLEKLCTALNNMALSKDNPELGLKADLDFHIGIAEATHNTIFIDLIHTLTEHMRDTIRTTQSHRFKDPSRYSDTMYEHKEIYLAIASGNANWAKELMEGHITKIREELAVSMVYGIGEET; this comes from the coding sequence ATGGACATATTTGGAAGGAGATTATGTGGTACAGTGGAGAAAAAAAAGACATATCTCATTATAATAGATAAAATTACCGAATGTTATTTGGCTGGAAATCTTAAGCCGGGTGAAAGGCTGCCTTCAGAAAGAGAATTAGCAAGCCAATTTAATGTAAGCCGGACAACCATAAGAGAAGCCTTGCGGATCATGGAACTCAACGGGTTCATTGATATCCGGCAAGGAGGTGGAAGCTATGTAAAAGTTTCAAGCTTCCAATCAAGTAATGAAGAAATCATGACAGCTGTCAAAACAGAAAATCCACGCGTCTATGAAATGTTGGAACTAAGGCGTGCACTTGAAGCAGAATCTGCCTTCCTTGCTGCAAAAAGAGCTACTTCAGCAGACCTGGAAAAGCTGTGTACAGCACTAAACAATATGGCGCTTTCCAAAGATAATCCAGAGCTGGGTCTAAAAGCGGACCTTGACTTCCACATCGGAATTGCCGAGGCCACCCATAATACGATTTTCATTGATTTGATACATACTCTTACTGAACATATGAGGGATACCATAAGGACAACTCAGAGCCATCGCTTTAAAGATCCCTCTCGTTACTCAGATACAATGTATGAACATAAGGAAATTTATCTTGCTATTGCTTCTGGAAATGCGAATTGGGCAAAGGAATTGATGGAGGGGCATATTACAAAGATCAGGGAAGAATTGGCGGTGTCGATGGTGTATGGAATAGGGGAAGAAACTTAA
- a CDS encoding nucleoside hydrolase → MKPIIFDVDTGIDDALAMSYALNSPELELLGFTTCFGNVSVAEATRNTLAVLEKAGKRVPVYSGAEQTLMRGEKEAWSRHVHGEDGLGNTIKSNPTSQAESQFAPEFMIEQVKNRPHEITIIAVGPLTNLALAIKRSPEIIPLVKEVVIMGGAVKVPGNVNAAAEANIFSDPEAAKYVLSSGLQVTLVGLDVTMQTLLPKSKLNEWRATGKETAHFFADMTEFYIGFYESSYPGIGGCALHDPLAVGVAIDSSFVSTVSMNVKVITEGKEAGRTIGHLEGEPRILVCTEVKAERFLNHFLSRVV, encoded by the coding sequence TTGAAGCCGATTATATTTGATGTTGATACTGGGATTGATGATGCCTTAGCGATGTCTTACGCATTAAATTCACCAGAATTGGAGCTGCTTGGTTTTACCACCTGCTTTGGCAACGTATCAGTAGCAGAAGCGACGCGCAATACACTTGCAGTTTTAGAGAAAGCAGGGAAACGGGTTCCTGTTTACTCAGGAGCCGAACAAACATTAATGCGCGGGGAAAAAGAGGCCTGGTCAAGACATGTCCATGGAGAGGACGGTTTAGGCAATACCATTAAGAGTAATCCAACTTCTCAAGCGGAAAGTCAATTTGCACCGGAATTTATGATCGAACAGGTGAAAAATCGTCCGCATGAAATAACGATCATTGCCGTTGGTCCACTGACTAACCTCGCTCTGGCAATAAAAAGATCACCTGAAATAATTCCGCTAGTTAAAGAGGTGGTTATTATGGGTGGGGCTGTAAAAGTACCTGGGAACGTGAATGCCGCTGCTGAAGCAAATATCTTCTCTGATCCCGAAGCTGCCAAATATGTGCTCTCCTCAGGTTTACAGGTCACCCTTGTAGGGCTTGATGTGACAATGCAGACCTTATTGCCAAAATCGAAGCTTAATGAATGGCGTGCTACTGGTAAAGAAACGGCACATTTTTTTGCGGACATGACCGAGTTTTACATTGGTTTTTATGAATCTTCTTATCCAGGTATTGGCGGCTGTGCTCTTCATGACCCACTCGCAGTAGGGGTTGCGATTGATTCAAGTTTTGTGTCGACGGTATCAATGAACGTCAAGGTTATCACAGAAGGAAAAGAGGCTGGAAGAACAATCGGTCATCTTGAAGGTGAGCCAAGGATTCTCGTTTGTACGGAAGTAAAAGCGGAGCGATTTTTAAACCATTTTCTTAGTAGAGTGGTATGA
- the rbsK gene encoding ribokinase — protein sequence MITVIGSINMDLVVETNHVPDNGETTLGNSFSTFFGGKGANQAVSIARLGKEVQMIGACGADDYGRMALNSLKEESIKTDHVFLLPDETTGIASIIVSNADNRIIVVPGANNRLTAKEIELVKSEILKSEMVVMQLEIPSNTVHRALKICKEHNIPVILNPAPVNNLKHEFIELATYLTPNESECRSIFGDNIDQSLERYPNKLIVTLGEKGARFYNGKKHVFIKGFHTNPVDTTGAGDTFNGSLAVALTDGKNIEEAVRFANASASIAVEKKGAQSGMPSLDKVINRLN from the coding sequence ATGATTACCGTAATTGGAAGCATAAATATGGATTTAGTTGTTGAAACAAATCACGTACCTGATAATGGAGAAACGACGTTAGGTAACTCTTTTTCAACGTTTTTTGGCGGAAAAGGAGCAAATCAAGCAGTTTCAATAGCGAGATTAGGGAAAGAAGTTCAAATGATTGGTGCTTGTGGTGCTGATGATTATGGCAGGATGGCGTTAAATTCATTAAAAGAAGAAAGCATAAAAACAGATCATGTGTTTTTATTGCCTGATGAAACAACAGGTATTGCTTCCATCATCGTCTCTAATGCGGATAATAGAATTATTGTCGTTCCCGGGGCAAATAATCGTTTGACTGCCAAAGAAATAGAGCTTGTTAAAAGTGAGATTCTGAAAAGTGAAATGGTGGTCATGCAGCTGGAAATACCATCAAACACTGTTCATAGAGCATTGAAAATATGCAAGGAACACAATATTCCAGTAATTTTGAATCCGGCACCGGTCAATAATCTTAAACATGAATTTATTGAATTGGCAACTTATTTAACACCAAATGAATCGGAATGCAGGAGCATTTTTGGTGACAATATTGACCAATCATTAGAAAGATATCCCAATAAATTAATAGTGACTTTAGGTGAAAAAGGTGCCCGTTTTTATAATGGCAAAAAGCATGTATTCATTAAGGGTTTTCATACAAATCCTGTTGATACAACAGGTGCTGGTGATACTTTCAATGGAAGCCTGGCTGTTGCTTTGACAGATGGAAAGAATATTGAAGAAGCAGTAAGGTTTGCAAATGCAAGTGCTTCCATAGCCGTTGAAAAAAAAGGTGCTCAAAGCGGCATGCCTTCTTTAGATAAAGTTATAAATAGGTTGAACTAA
- a CDS encoding nucleoside hydrolase — protein sequence MSQRKIILDCDPGHDDAIAIILAAARPELEILGITTVSGNAEIEKTTDNALKICDLVSLHDVIVSKGASEPMVRLRENAPGIHGESGLDGPELPEPSRSWSNEHGVDTIIRLAKESKEPVTLVPTGPLTNIGLALTKAPEIKDNIEEIVLMGGGTIGNWTPTAEFNIWADPEAAKKVFDSGLPICVMGLDITHQALATRDVIQQVNQIDNKVAKIVGELLVFFASTYKEMFDFDGAPVHDVLTVAYLVAPELFKMKAVNIAVETKGEFTAGTTLVDLHGVTGRRINAKFGMELDVEGFWQLMIESLKKY from the coding sequence ATGAGTCAAAGAAAAATTATTTTAGATTGTGATCCAGGTCATGATGATGCCATTGCGATTATTTTAGCCGCTGCACGGCCGGAATTGGAAATTTTAGGAATTACAACTGTTTCTGGAAATGCCGAAATTGAAAAAACAACGGATAATGCGTTAAAAATTTGCGATTTAGTTTCCTTGCATGATGTCATTGTTTCAAAAGGAGCGAGTGAGCCGATGGTCCGCCTGCGCGAAAACGCGCCAGGCATCCATGGAGAGTCAGGCTTGGATGGCCCGGAGCTGCCAGAACCATCCCGCAGCTGGAGCAACGAGCATGGGGTCGATACAATCATCAGGCTCGCAAAAGAATCAAAAGAACCGGTAACCCTTGTTCCGACAGGACCGCTTACCAATATTGGCCTTGCTTTAACAAAAGCACCGGAAATTAAGGATAATATTGAAGAAATCGTCTTAATGGGAGGAGGAACCATTGGCAACTGGACGCCAACGGCTGAATTTAATATATGGGCTGATCCAGAGGCTGCGAAAAAAGTTTTTGACAGCGGCCTGCCAATCTGTGTCATGGGCTTGGATATCACCCACCAGGCATTAGCAACAAGAGACGTGATTCAGCAAGTGAACCAAATCGATAATAAAGTCGCCAAAATTGTCGGTGAATTATTAGTATTTTTTGCTTCCACCTATAAAGAAATGTTCGATTTCGATGGAGCACCGGTACACGATGTGTTGACGGTAGCCTATCTTGTTGCCCCAGAACTGTTTAAGATGAAAGCTGTCAATATTGCCGTGGAGACAAAAGGCGAGTTCACCGCAGGAACAACATTAGTCGACCTGCATGGCGTCACAGGCAGGAGAATCAATGCCAAGTTCGGCATGGAGCTCGATGTCGAAGGTTTCTGGCAACTCATGATTGAATCTCTAAAAAAATACTAG